In Microbacterium sp. AB, a single genomic region encodes these proteins:
- a CDS encoding ATP-dependent helicase produces MDVLDRFGEATREWFRGAFAAPTDAQRGAWDAVSKGRHALVVAPTGSGKTLSAFLWAIDQVFRAKAADDAERTRVLYVSPLKALGVDVERNLRSPLVGIGQAARRLGADAPGVSVGVRSGDTPSSDRQRLVRHPPDILITTPESLYLMLTSQARDTLRDIHTVIVDEVHAVAATKRGAHLAVSLERLDELLDAPAQRIGLSATVRPIDEVARFLGGSAPVEIVAPKASKTFELTVTVPVDDMQNPPPAAGSPPPSGGADDGEEWFSPTEAPEAAGSIWPHVEEAIVDRILAHRSTIVFANSRRLAERLTGRLNEIYAERLGLDLPDPAVPAAMMAQAGQTAGADPVLAKAHHGSVSKDQRAIVEEELKAGALRCVVATSSLELGIDMGAVDLVVQVEAPPSAASGLQRVGRAGHQVGEISRAALFPKHRGDVLHTAIVTERMLHGRIEAIAVPQNPLDILAQQTVAASALGEIEVERWFEIVRRSAPFRTLPRSAFEATLDLLAGRYPSDEFAELRPRVVWDRDAGTITGRPGSQRLAVTSGGTIPDRGLFGVFVAGETRNARVGELDEEMVYESRVNDVFTLGTTSWRIVEITHDRVNVLPAFGQPGKVPFWHGDGLGRPAELGEALGRFSRELTGAAPEKARQRLVDAGLDERARGNLLAYLAEQREATGTLPTDRTLTVERGRDEVGDWRIILHSPYGMHVHSPWALAVNARIRERLGVEGSAVASDDGIIARIPDAESDPPGAELFVFDPDELEQIVTSEVGGSALFASRFRECAARALLMPRLNPGKRMPLWQQRQRSASLLEVARRHPTFPIILETLREVLQDVYDLPALLRIARGIGERRIRLVETEPSQPSPFARDLLFGYVGAFMYEGDSPLAERRAAALSVDPALLGELLGKVEMRELLDPDVLAQHEAEVQRLAPDRRARGVEGVADLLRVLGPLSEAEVDERTEPADGRPDGGAAAHLDALVDARRAIRLSVAGEDRFAAIEDAGRLRDGLGTALPVGIPVAFLEPVADPLADLVSRFARTHGPFTTDAVATRLGIGAAVARHTLQRLEAHGRLASGFFLPEQDGSALSDEVEWCDAEALRRIRMRSLAALRGSVEPVPPDALARFLPDWQHVARPLEGVEGVVAVVEQLAGVPVPASAWESLVLPSRVRDYAPAMLDELTATGEVVWSGHGSLPGRDGWIALHPADAAPFTVPAPDGELAEGSLEARLVAALDGGGAYFAAQLREATGAENEQSVVDALWSLVWTGRVTNDTFAPLRTLLAGGSQSHKVARRTPRTRLYRGVTFRPTTASAPPRPPALGGRWSLLPGAEEDAAVRATASASLLLDRYGVVTRGPVQSEGVPGGFAQMYRILAGFEQAGHCRRGYFVEGLGAAQFAASATIDRLRQFAAVPEPAPLRALTLAATDPANPYGAALGWPALEAVAHRPGRKAGALVVLVDGALALYLERGGRTVLQFAEDEERLDAACRDLVATARARRLETLTIEQVNGAFVFGAPLGRSLRAAGFVESTKGLTLRRDQTRTPARA; encoded by the coding sequence ATGGATGTGCTCGATCGGTTCGGCGAGGCGACGCGGGAGTGGTTCCGCGGCGCGTTCGCGGCGCCGACCGACGCGCAGCGGGGCGCGTGGGACGCCGTCTCGAAGGGCCGACACGCGCTCGTGGTCGCGCCGACCGGATCGGGGAAGACGCTGTCGGCCTTCCTCTGGGCGATCGATCAGGTGTTCCGCGCGAAGGCGGCGGACGACGCCGAGCGCACGCGCGTCCTCTACGTCTCGCCGCTGAAGGCGCTCGGCGTCGACGTCGAGCGCAACCTCCGCTCGCCGCTCGTGGGCATCGGGCAGGCCGCGCGGCGGCTCGGGGCCGACGCGCCGGGCGTGAGCGTCGGCGTGCGCTCCGGCGACACGCCGTCGTCCGATCGCCAGCGGCTCGTCCGCCATCCGCCGGACATCCTCATCACGACGCCCGAGTCGCTCTACCTCATGCTCACGAGCCAGGCGCGCGACACCCTGCGGGACATCCACACGGTCATCGTCGACGAGGTCCACGCCGTCGCCGCCACGAAGCGCGGCGCGCACCTCGCCGTCAGCCTCGAGCGCCTCGACGAGCTGCTCGACGCGCCGGCGCAGCGTATCGGCCTGTCGGCGACCGTGCGCCCCATCGACGAGGTCGCGCGGTTCCTCGGCGGATCGGCCCCGGTCGAGATCGTCGCGCCGAAGGCGTCGAAGACGTTCGAGCTGACGGTCACCGTGCCCGTCGACGACATGCAGAACCCTCCTCCCGCGGCAGGCTCGCCGCCGCCAAGCGGCGGTGCGGACGACGGCGAGGAGTGGTTCTCCCCGACAGAGGCTCCCGAGGCGGCGGGATCGATCTGGCCGCACGTGGAGGAGGCGATCGTCGACCGCATCCTCGCGCATCGGTCGACCATCGTCTTCGCGAACTCGCGCCGGCTCGCCGAGCGCCTGACGGGCCGGCTCAACGAGATCTACGCGGAGAGGCTCGGGCTCGACCTCCCCGATCCCGCCGTCCCCGCGGCCATGATGGCGCAGGCCGGGCAGACGGCGGGCGCCGATCCCGTGCTCGCCAAGGCCCACCACGGCTCGGTGTCCAAGGACCAGCGCGCGATCGTCGAGGAGGAGCTGAAGGCGGGCGCCCTGCGCTGCGTCGTCGCGACGAGCAGCCTCGAGCTCGGGATCGACATGGGCGCGGTCGACCTCGTCGTCCAGGTGGAGGCCCCGCCCAGCGCGGCGAGCGGACTGCAGCGCGTCGGGCGCGCCGGACACCAGGTCGGCGAGATCAGCCGCGCGGCGCTCTTCCCCAAGCACCGCGGCGACGTGCTGCACACGGCGATCGTCACCGAGCGCATGCTGCACGGCCGCATCGAGGCGATCGCCGTGCCGCAGAACCCCCTCGACATCCTCGCGCAGCAGACCGTCGCCGCCTCCGCGCTGGGAGAGATCGAGGTCGAGCGCTGGTTCGAGATCGTCCGGCGGAGCGCGCCGTTCCGCACGCTCCCCCGCAGCGCGTTCGAGGCGACGCTCGACCTGCTCGCGGGCCGCTATCCCTCCGACGAGTTCGCCGAGCTGCGGCCCCGCGTCGTGTGGGACCGCGACGCCGGAACGATCACCGGGCGGCCGGGATCGCAGCGGCTCGCGGTGACGAGCGGCGGGACGATCCCCGATCGGGGCCTCTTCGGCGTCTTCGTCGCGGGCGAGACGCGGAACGCGCGCGTCGGCGAGCTCGACGAGGAGATGGTCTACGAGTCCCGGGTGAACGACGTCTTCACCCTCGGGACGACGAGCTGGCGCATCGTCGAGATCACCCACGACCGGGTCAACGTCCTGCCCGCCTTCGGGCAGCCCGGCAAGGTCCCGTTCTGGCACGGCGACGGCCTGGGCCGTCCGGCCGAGCTCGGCGAGGCGCTGGGACGCTTCTCCCGGGAGCTCACGGGCGCTGCCCCCGAGAAGGCGCGGCAGCGCCTCGTCGACGCGGGCCTCGACGAGAGGGCCCGCGGCAATCTGCTCGCCTACCTCGCCGAGCAGCGCGAGGCGACGGGGACGCTCCCCACCGATCGCACGCTCACGGTCGAACGGGGCCGCGACGAGGTCGGCGACTGGCGGATCATCCTCCATTCCCCCTACGGCATGCATGTGCACTCCCCGTGGGCGCTCGCCGTCAACGCCCGCATCCGGGAGCGGCTCGGCGTCGAGGGCTCCGCCGTCGCGAGCGACGACGGCATCATCGCCCGCATCCCCGACGCGGAGTCGGACCCGCCGGGCGCGGAGCTCTTCGTCTTCGATCCCGACGAGCTCGAGCAGATCGTGACGAGCGAGGTCGGGGGCTCCGCGCTGTTCGCCTCGCGCTTCCGGGAGTGCGCCGCGCGTGCGCTGCTCATGCCGCGCCTCAACCCGGGCAAGCGCATGCCCCTCTGGCAGCAGCGACAGCGCTCCGCCTCGCTGCTCGAGGTCGCACGGCGTCATCCGACCTTCCCGATCATCCTCGAGACGCTGCGGGAGGTTCTGCAGGACGTCTACGACCTCCCCGCGCTCCTGCGCATCGCGCGCGGCATCGGCGAGCGCCGCATCCGGCTCGTCGAGACCGAGCCGTCCCAGCCCTCGCCCTTCGCCCGCGACCTGCTCTTCGGATACGTCGGCGCGTTCATGTACGAGGGCGACTCTCCCCTCGCCGAGCGCCGGGCGGCCGCGCTGTCGGTCGATCCCGCGCTGCTGGGCGAGCTGCTCGGCAAGGTCGAGATGCGCGAGCTGCTCGACCCCGACGTGCTCGCGCAGCACGAGGCCGAGGTGCAGCGCCTCGCACCCGACCGGCGTGCGCGGGGCGTCGAGGGCGTCGCCGACCTCCTGCGCGTTCTCGGGCCGCTGAGCGAGGCCGAGGTCGACGAGCGCACCGAGCCCGCGGACGGGCGACCCGACGGCGGCGCGGCCGCGCACCTCGACGCGCTCGTCGACGCGCGCCGCGCCATCCGCCTCTCGGTCGCCGGCGAGGACCGCTTCGCGGCCATCGAGGACGCCGGACGGCTGCGCGACGGGCTCGGCACGGCGCTCCCCGTCGGCATCCCCGTGGCGTTCCTCGAGCCGGTCGCGGACCCTCTCGCCGACCTCGTCTCGCGTTTCGCCCGCACGCACGGCCCGTTCACGACCGACGCGGTCGCGACGCGACTCGGCATCGGCGCCGCCGTCGCCCGCCACACCCTGCAGCGCCTGGAGGCGCACGGCCGCCTCGCGAGCGGATTCTTCCTGCCGGAGCAGGACGGCTCCGCGCTCTCCGACGAGGTCGAGTGGTGCGACGCCGAGGCGCTCCGCCGCATCCGGATGCGGTCGCTCGCGGCGCTGCGCGGCAGCGTCGAGCCCGTCCCGCCCGACGCGCTCGCGCGATTCCTCCCCGACTGGCAGCACGTCGCCCGGCCGCTCGAGGGCGTCGAGGGCGTCGTCGCGGTCGTCGAGCAGCTCGCGGGCGTGCCCGTCCCGGCGAGCGCGTGGGAGTCGCTGGTCCTCCCCTCCCGGGTCCGCGACTACGCGCCGGCGATGCTCGACGAGCTCACGGCGACGGGGGAGGTCGTCTGGTCGGGCCACGGCTCCCTGCCGGGGAGGGACGGCTGGATCGCGCTGCATCCCGCCGACGCGGCGCCGTTCACGGTTCCCGCACCCGACGGAGAGCTCGCCGAGGGATCCCTCGAGGCGCGTCTCGTCGCGGCGCTCGACGGCGGAGGCGCCTATTTCGCGGCGCAGCTGCGGGAGGCGACGGGCGCGGAGAACGAGCAGTCGGTCGTGGACGCGCTCTGGAGCCTCGTCTGGACCGGCCGCGTGACGAACGACACGTTCGCGCCGCTGCGCACGCTGCTCGCCGGCGGCTCCCAGAGCCACAAGGTCGCGCGCCGCACCCCGCGCACCCGTCTCTACCGCGGCGTGACGTTCCGTCCGACGACCGCTTCGGCGCCTCCCCGCCCGCCCGCGCTCGGCGGACGGTGGTCGCTGCTCCCCGGGGCGGAGGAGGACGCCGCCGTCCGCGCGACGGCGAGCGCATCGCTCCTGCTCGACCGCTACGGCGTCGTGACGCGCGGGCCGGTCCAGAGCGAGGGGGTGCCGGGCGGCTTCGCGCAGATGTACCGCATCCTCGCGGGGTTCGAGCAGGCGGGCCACTGCCGCCGCGGCTACTTCGTCGAGGGGCTGGGAGCCGCGCAGTTCGCCGCTTCGGCGACGATCGACCGCCTCCGGCAGTTCGCCGCCGTGCCCGAGCCCGCTCCGCTCCGCGCCCTGACGCTCGCCGCGACCGATCCGGCGAACCCGTACGGCGCCGCCCTCGGGTGGCCCGCGCTGGAGGCCGTCGCGCACCGCCCCGGACGCAAGGCCGGCGCGCTCGTCGTGCTCGTCGACGGCGCGCTCGCGCTCTATCTCGAACGCGGAGGACGCACCGTCCTGCAGTTCGCCGAGGACGAGGAGCGGCTCGACGCCGCCTGCCGCGATCTCGTCGCGACGGCGCGCGCACGACGACTCGAGACGCTCACGATCGAGCAGGTCAACGGCGCGTTCGTCTTCGGCGCCCCGCTCGGCCGATCGCTGCGCGCGGCGGGCTTCGTGGAGTCGACGAAGGGCCTCACGCTCCGCCGCGACCAGACGAGGACCCCCGCGCGTGCCTGA
- a CDS encoding DNA-formamidopyrimidine glycosylase family protein, whose product MPEGDTAHRTARRLHAALAGRVVTRFDLRVPSAATADLRGETVHEVFARGKHLLHRIGEHTLHTHLRMEGEWHVHARGTPWRRPAYQARAVVGADDVETVGFELGIVELLLTRDEADAVGHLGPDPLSPDWDEAEAVRRLSRDARPAHVALLDQRNLAGFGTEYVNELLFLRGVAPTTPMAEVDAAALVALGVRTIRRNVDQVVRSFTGDSRRGRNLWVYGRDRRPCLRCGTPIRKGSMGPDPTRERRVYWCPSCQKTTQSRQLPPSAG is encoded by the coding sequence GTGCCTGAGGGAGACACCGCCCACCGCACCGCGCGACGGCTGCACGCCGCCCTCGCGGGACGCGTCGTGACGCGCTTCGATCTGCGCGTGCCGTCGGCGGCCACCGCAGATCTCCGCGGAGAGACCGTCCACGAGGTGTTCGCCCGCGGCAAGCACCTGCTGCATCGCATCGGCGAGCACACGCTCCACACCCATCTGCGGATGGAGGGCGAATGGCACGTGCATGCGCGCGGCACCCCGTGGCGCCGCCCCGCGTACCAGGCACGCGCCGTCGTCGGCGCCGACGACGTCGAGACGGTGGGGTTCGAGCTCGGCATCGTGGAGCTGCTCCTCACCCGTGACGAGGCCGACGCGGTCGGCCACCTCGGCCCCGATCCGCTCTCCCCCGACTGGGACGAGGCCGAGGCGGTCCGGAGGCTCTCGCGGGACGCACGCCCGGCGCACGTCGCGCTGCTCGACCAGCGCAACCTCGCGGGCTTCGGCACAGAGTACGTGAACGAGCTTCTCTTCCTGCGCGGGGTGGCCCCGACCACGCCGATGGCCGAGGTCGACGCCGCGGCGCTCGTCGCCCTCGGCGTCCGGACGATCCGGCGCAACGTCGACCAGGTCGTGCGCTCGTTCACGGGCGACTCCCGCCGCGGGCGGAACCTCTGGGTCTACGGTCGCGATCGCCGCCCCTGCCTGCGATGCGGAACGCCCATCCGCAAGGGCTCGATGGGCCCCGACCCCACCCGCGAGCGCCGCGTCTACTGGTGCCCCTCCTGCCAGAAGACGACGCAATCCCGCCAGCTCCCGCCCTCTGCCGGATGA
- a CDS encoding rhodanese-like domain-containing protein, protein MDATAIAHFRTKLAFETDPADVFRDQTDGTPFVLVDTRSDAAWEQGRAVGAVHMPTRAIPELAPTGIPLDTPVVVYCWSPGCNGGDKAALAFAGLGYAVRLMIGGFEYWAREGYPVENDDGPVAFAEDALVGLVGSPACAC, encoded by the coding sequence ATGGACGCCACAGCGATCGCGCACTTCCGCACCAAGCTCGCCTTCGAGACCGACCCCGCGGACGTCTTCCGGGACCAGACGGACGGCACGCCGTTCGTCCTCGTCGACACCCGTTCGGACGCGGCATGGGAGCAGGGCCGCGCCGTCGGCGCCGTCCATATGCCGACGCGCGCGATCCCGGAGCTCGCGCCGACGGGGATCCCCCTCGACACCCCCGTCGTCGTCTACTGCTGGAGCCCCGGCTGCAACGGCGGCGACAAGGCGGCGCTCGCGTTCGCCGGGCTCGGATACGCGGTGCGGCTCATGATCGGCGGCTTCGAGTACTGGGCGCGCGAGGGATACCCCGTGGAGAACGACGACGGACCCGTCGCGTTCGCGGAGGACGCCCTCGTGGGTCTCGTCGGATCTCCTGCCTGCGCCTGCTGA
- a CDS encoding transferase, producing the protein MGKNYVDIENDHGELLRYRKHVNGRGLIATGAKVHPDARVEAGAYVEPGARISAGARVARGAWIDANALIGPKAYIDAGAHIGPGAMIGESAHIGVRTTVGENARVAPGSLIGDDVTIRDGEAVATDRKGFLLAA; encoded by the coding sequence GTGGGAAAGAACTACGTCGACATCGAGAACGACCACGGCGAACTGCTGCGCTATCGCAAGCACGTGAACGGACGTGGGCTGATCGCCACAGGAGCGAAGGTCCACCCCGACGCGCGTGTGGAAGCGGGCGCTTATGTCGAACCCGGCGCGCGCATCTCGGCGGGTGCGCGCGTGGCGCGCGGCGCCTGGATCGACGCGAACGCGCTCATCGGTCCCAAGGCGTACATCGACGCGGGGGCGCACATCGGCCCCGGGGCGATGATCGGCGAGAGCGCCCACATCGGCGTCCGGACGACCGTCGGCGAGAACGCGCGCGTCGCACCCGGGTCTCTCATCGGCGACGACGTGACCATCCGCGACGGCGAGGCCGTCGCGACCGACCGCAAGGGCTTCCTCCTGGCCGCCTGA
- a CDS encoding YitT family protein, with the protein MSRTPTERRSLVFDWDETAHTVPEDVLGLLTGTFVAALGLSLLKAGGAVTGGTAGLALLLSHATESIPFSALFLIVNLPFAALAIWKKGWRFALLTAVCIAAVSGFSELDAALLPFGALNAVYAVLGGNLLAGVGVLILFRHGASIGGINIIALLVQEKTGFRAGWTQMAFDLAIVALSLTVMPWPIVVLSATGAVLLNIVLALNHRPGRYIGH; encoded by the coding sequence GTGAGCAGAACCCCCACCGAACGTCGTTCGCTCGTCTTCGACTGGGACGAGACGGCCCACACCGTCCCCGAGGACGTGCTCGGCCTGCTCACGGGCACCTTCGTCGCGGCTCTCGGGCTGTCGCTGCTGAAGGCCGGCGGCGCGGTCACGGGCGGCACGGCGGGGCTCGCCCTGCTCCTCTCGCACGCCACCGAGAGCATCCCGTTCAGCGCGCTCTTCCTCATCGTGAACCTGCCGTTCGCCGCGCTGGCGATCTGGAAGAAGGGATGGCGGTTCGCCCTGCTCACGGCCGTCTGCATCGCCGCCGTCTCCGGCTTCTCGGAGCTCGACGCCGCGCTCCTGCCCTTCGGAGCGCTGAACGCCGTGTACGCCGTGCTCGGCGGCAATCTGCTCGCCGGCGTGGGCGTGCTCATCCTCTTCCGTCACGGCGCCTCGATCGGCGGCATCAACATCATCGCGCTGCTCGTGCAGGAGAAGACCGGCTTCCGGGCGGGATGGACGCAGATGGCCTTCGACCTCGCGATCGTCGCCCTGTCGCTCACGGTCATGCCCTGGCCGATCGTCGTCCTCAGCGCGACGGGCGCCGTGCTGCTGAACATCGTGCTCGCCCTCAATCACCGGCCCGGGCGCTACATCGGCCACTGA
- a CDS encoding LysR substrate-binding domain-containing protein, translating into MAQRNGAAGRRGSGGRGNAPRGGRHAAGRDGAKKAGAPKRAASKPAPLPSTPEARVFRLGVIPGAMPGRWADRWQERMTHATLELVPIEVAAQRRALDDRLVDAAIVRRPLDETGLHVVALYDEVPVVVVASESDLTVVEELQPADLEGSVVITPLDDVLGALDLAGTTAARFDPPETTADAIATVATGVGVAIVPLSLARLHHRRDVTYRPLVDGPVSSVAFAWPQDGDSDDVQAFVGIIRGRTANSSR; encoded by the coding sequence ATGGCGCAGCGGAACGGGGCGGCGGGCCGCCGCGGATCGGGCGGACGGGGGAACGCGCCCCGCGGCGGACGACACGCGGCCGGCCGCGACGGCGCGAAGAAGGCCGGGGCGCCGAAGCGCGCGGCCTCGAAGCCCGCACCTCTCCCGTCGACGCCGGAAGCCCGCGTCTTCCGGCTCGGCGTCATCCCCGGCGCGATGCCCGGCAGGTGGGCCGACCGCTGGCAGGAGCGCATGACGCACGCGACTCTCGAGCTGGTCCCGATCGAGGTGGCCGCGCAACGCCGGGCCCTCGACGACCGCCTCGTCGATGCGGCGATCGTCCGCAGGCCCCTCGACGAGACCGGGCTGCACGTCGTCGCGCTCTACGACGAGGTCCCGGTGGTCGTCGTCGCGTCGGAGTCCGATCTGACGGTCGTCGAGGAGCTCCAGCCCGCCGACCTCGAGGGGTCCGTCGTCATCACGCCGCTCGACGACGTGCTCGGCGCGCTCGATCTGGCGGGCACCACGGCCGCGCGCTTCGATCCCCCCGAGACGACCGCGGACGCGATCGCGACCGTCGCCACGGGCGTCGGCGTCGCGATCGTGCCCCTGTCGCTCGCCCGTCTCCACCACCGGCGCGACGTGACCTATCGGCCGCTCGTCGACGGCCCGGTCTCCTCGGTCGCCTTCGCCTGGCCGCAGGACGGCGACTCCGACGACGTCCAGGCCTTCGTCGGCATCATCCGCGGACGCACCGCGAACTCCTCGCGCTGA
- a CDS encoding tryptophan-rich sensory protein, with amino-acid sequence MDVARAADRRRADVVRQTVVVAATVFMIVAAMAGTGLLGGTPVQELQGGALDVDASYLAPARPAFSIWTAIYAGLVAYAVWQALPSQRAVARQRALGWWIAASEALNGLWLLAAQYTTLLTTVVTIFALTAVLGVAFRRAVATEGRGLASLLLIDGVTGLHLGWVALAAVANTAAWLTQTAPVSWEGAASVVGVGVVVLVAVAGIGVALGWQGRGRLAPAIALAWGLGWLAVGRLADAPQDAAIGVAAVVVAAVVVVAAASRKVSQRPRRG; translated from the coding sequence ATGGACGTCGCACGAGCCGCCGACCGCCGACGCGCCGATGTCGTGCGCCAGACCGTCGTCGTCGCCGCGACGGTCTTCATGATCGTCGCGGCGATGGCGGGCACGGGCCTCCTGGGCGGCACCCCCGTGCAGGAGCTGCAGGGCGGGGCGCTCGACGTCGACGCCTCCTATCTCGCCCCCGCCCGTCCCGCCTTCTCGATCTGGACGGCCATCTATGCCGGACTTGTCGCGTACGCGGTGTGGCAGGCGCTCCCGTCGCAGCGGGCCGTCGCGCGTCAGCGTGCGCTGGGGTGGTGGATCGCCGCATCGGAGGCGCTCAACGGGCTGTGGCTGCTCGCCGCGCAGTACACGACGCTCCTCACCACGGTCGTCACGATCTTCGCGCTCACCGCGGTGCTGGGCGTCGCGTTCCGCCGTGCCGTCGCGACGGAGGGACGTGGCCTCGCCTCCCTCCTGCTCATCGACGGGGTGACGGGTCTCCACCTCGGGTGGGTCGCCCTGGCGGCGGTCGCCAACACCGCGGCCTGGCTCACCCAGACGGCTCCCGTCTCCTGGGAGGGTGCGGCATCCGTCGTCGGCGTCGGCGTCGTCGTCCTGGTCGCGGTGGCGGGCATCGGCGTCGCGCTCGGATGGCAGGGGCGCGGAAGGCTCGCCCCCGCCATCGCGCTCGCCTGGGGGCTGGGGTGGCTCGCGGTCGGACGCCTCGCGGACGCGCCCCAGGACGCGGCGATCGGCGTCGCCGCCGTGGTCGTCGCGGCCGTGGTCGTCGTCGCAGCGGCGTCGCGGAAGGTGTCGCAGCGCCCGCGTCGTGGGTGA
- a CDS encoding glutaminase codes for MDDLRALLDDARSRLADVPRESTGGLVEPGRVKRAIGVRPRIVRVGEVWRLGVLLLGDDGVWATGEVLRAAEEVRRGYPAESQRRRAEVRAMAFRGGFAEGETFHIGWAPVDVAAVADGGDDGPLSWDHGTLMVRWSPAGFFRPLAPYLSEQIGLLRRPGDG; via the coding sequence ATGGACGACCTGCGTGCCCTTCTCGACGATGCGCGCTCGCGGCTGGCCGATGTCCCCCGCGAGTCGACGGGCGGCCTCGTGGAGCCGGGGCGCGTGAAGCGCGCGATCGGCGTGCGGCCGAGGATCGTCCGCGTCGGGGAGGTGTGGCGCCTGGGCGTCCTTCTGCTCGGCGACGACGGGGTCTGGGCGACCGGCGAGGTGCTGCGCGCGGCCGAGGAGGTGCGGCGCGGCTATCCGGCCGAGTCGCAGCGGCGGCGCGCGGAGGTGCGGGCGATGGCCTTCCGCGGAGGGTTCGCGGAGGGCGAGACGTTCCACATCGGGTGGGCGCCCGTCGACGTCGCCGCCGTGGCGGATGGCGGGGACGACGGGCCGCTGTCGTGGGACCACGGCACGCTCATGGTCCGGTGGTCGCCCGCCGGGTTCTTCCGGCCGCTGGCGCCGTATCTGTCGGAGCAGATCGGGCTGCTGCGGAGGCCGGGCGACGGATGA
- a CDS encoding iron-siderophore ABC transporter substrate-binding protein — MSTTTRGRIGVAAILGISLLGVTACTGAADAEETTETSSGDFEAVTIEHALGEAVVTEKPERIVTLGQGSTETAIALGTVPVGMEEYAWGSDETGYMPWIHEAVTENGDELPAQFAGSTELDIEAIVELEPDLILAPWSGLTQEQFDVLTDIAPTVAYPELPWTITWQEQIEVIGEALGQEEDAAALVAEIDEQLSESARPEYEGITFSYIYNSGPGTLGVFFPTEQRVAMVSALGLTVDPVVESLREYEVEGTDSASIGLENADRLADSDLVFTFYSDEESRAEIEGQDLYQQIPAIARGTVVAPTDQPFVTGSSIINPLTVPWALERFIPLIDEAVAKLDR; from the coding sequence ATGAGCACCACCACACGCGGCCGCATCGGCGTCGCCGCGATCCTCGGTATCAGCCTCCTCGGCGTCACCGCCTGCACCGGCGCCGCCGACGCGGAGGAGACGACGGAGACGTCGTCCGGCGACTTCGAGGCGGTGACCATCGAGCACGCGCTCGGCGAGGCCGTCGTCACCGAGAAGCCCGAGCGCATCGTCACCCTGGGACAGGGGTCGACCGAGACGGCCATCGCGCTGGGAACCGTCCCGGTCGGCATGGAGGAGTACGCCTGGGGCAGCGACGAGACCGGCTACATGCCGTGGATCCACGAGGCCGTCACCGAGAACGGCGACGAGCTCCCCGCGCAGTTCGCCGGCAGCACCGAGCTCGACATCGAGGCGATCGTCGAGCTCGAGCCCGACCTCATCCTCGCGCCCTGGTCCGGGCTCACGCAGGAGCAGTTCGACGTCCTCACCGACATCGCGCCGACGGTCGCCTACCCCGAGCTCCCCTGGACCATCACGTGGCAGGAGCAGATCGAGGTCATCGGCGAGGCCCTGGGCCAGGAGGAGGACGCCGCGGCGCTCGTCGCCGAGATCGACGAGCAGCTGTCGGAGTCCGCCCGTCCCGAGTACGAGGGCATCACGTTCTCGTACATCTACAACTCCGGCCCCGGCACGCTCGGCGTCTTCTTCCCCACCGAGCAGCGGGTGGCCATGGTGAGCGCGCTCGGGCTCACGGTCGACCCGGTCGTCGAGTCGCTCCGCGAGTACGAGGTGGAGGGCACCGACTCCGCGTCGATCGGCCTGGAGAACGCCGACAGGCTCGCCGACTCCGACCTCGTCTTCACGTTCTACTCCGACGAGGAGAGCCGCGCCGAGATCGAGGGGCAGGACCTGTACCAGCAGATCCCCGCGATCGCGCGCGGCACGGTGGTCGCACCGACCGATCAGCCCTTCGTGACCGGCTCGTCCATCATCAACCCGCTGACGGTGCCGTGGGCGCTCGAGCGCTTCATCCCGCTCATCGACGAGGCCGTCGCGAAGCTCGACAGGTGA